One stretch of Micromonospora echinospora DNA includes these proteins:
- a CDS encoding TauD/TfdA family dioxygenase: MSETTATLPVVVESDGRALTDLITARRAELRDTLVASGGLLFRGFDVGGVDGFDQAVRALAGEPLTYTERSSPRHSIKGRVYTSTDYPPDEEIFLHNENSYQARWPLTLFFYCVTPPDTRGATPLADVRRVYELIDPAVREEFVRRRWMLVRNFHGDFGTRWQEVFNTENRAEVEAYAAANGITVEWVGKDGLRTRAVRDVVHHRPGSDTPRWFNHATFFHLSTLPADYQEGLLAMFGADGLPSNTYYGDGGEIPADVMDHLRAAYRAATVRFDYQRDDVLVVDNMTAAHGREPFTGPRKIAVAMAEPHTPDTAGAN, translated from the coding sequence ATGAGCGAGACAACCGCGACGCTGCCGGTGGTCGTCGAGAGCGACGGCCGGGCGCTGACCGACCTGATCACCGCCCGGCGCGCCGAGCTGCGGGACACCCTCGTCGCCAGTGGAGGGCTGCTGTTCCGCGGCTTCGACGTGGGCGGCGTGGACGGCTTCGACCAGGCCGTACGGGCCCTGGCCGGCGAGCCGCTGACCTACACCGAGCGCTCCTCGCCCCGGCACTCCATCAAGGGCCGGGTCTACACCTCGACCGACTACCCGCCGGACGAGGAGATCTTCCTGCACAACGAGAACTCGTACCAGGCGCGCTGGCCGCTGACACTGTTCTTCTACTGCGTCACGCCGCCGGACACCCGGGGCGCCACGCCGCTGGCCGACGTACGCCGGGTGTACGAGCTGATCGACCCGGCGGTACGCGAGGAGTTCGTCCGCCGCCGGTGGATGCTGGTGCGCAACTTCCACGGCGACTTCGGCACCCGCTGGCAGGAGGTGTTCAACACCGAGAACCGCGCCGAGGTCGAGGCGTACGCGGCGGCGAACGGGATCACAGTGGAGTGGGTCGGCAAGGACGGCCTGCGTACCCGCGCGGTCCGGGACGTGGTGCACCACCGGCCGGGATCGGACACCCCGCGCTGGTTCAACCACGCCACCTTCTTCCACCTGAGCACGTTGCCGGCCGACTACCAGGAGGGCCTGCTGGCCATGTTCGGCGCCGACGGGCTGCCGTCGAACACCTATTACGGCGACGGCGGCGAGATCCCCGCCGACGTCATGGACCACCTGCGCGCCGCCTACCGGGCGGCCACGGTCCGCTTCGACTACCAGCGCGACGACGTGCTGGTGGTGGACAACATGACCGCCGCGCACGGCCGGGAGCCGTTCACCGGCCCCCGCAAGATCGCCGTGGCGATGGCCGAGCCGCACACCCCCGACACCGCAGGAGCGAACTGA
- a CDS encoding MbtH family protein, translating into MAESRFLVVRNDEEQYSIWSADRELPAGWHGTGFVGSREECLTHVDEVWTDMRPRSVREALS; encoded by the coding sequence ATGGCCGAATCCCGATTCCTTGTCGTCCGCAACGACGAGGAGCAGTACTCGATCTGGTCGGCCGACCGCGAGCTGCCCGCCGGCTGGCACGGCACCGGCTTCGTCGGCAGCCGCGAGGAGTGCCTGACCCACGTGGACGAGGTCTGGACCGACATGCGTCCCCGCTCGGTGCGCGAGGCCCTCTCATGA
- a CDS encoding non-ribosomal peptide synthetase has translation MTQEWTFPASYAQERVWMANQLDAGSPVFNVSFPWMFPAGVDADTASDVVNRVIARHETLRTHLRADDGALVQVVRAHEPAPLPVTDVTHLPAGEQRGEFERIRGEMARMPIPLDAAPLWRARLIRMDEGLALAFVAHHAVFDSHSAVLFHAELVAFCAAARTGAEPAVPELPIQYADFAVWQRQQLTGAELDRQLAFWTGHLAGAPPVTGLPLDRPRPVQLGFAGDEVRFTLPDGLLDRVGALATGAQATPYMVLLAGFAALLSRISGDADVVVGVSTAGRDNPELTPLIGMFVNPVALRCDVSGDPTFAALLGRIRNGLIDAMEHGQAPFQKIVEAVDPQRNPSVQPIFQTALNWIPDSGLDPVELGTTKDDLAFDITTGDCRLVYRTELFDRGTAESVVRRYVRLLAAAVAEPERTVAALPLLTDDERDLVLGAWNDTARDVPVTTVVDEVQRQAAATPDAAALVSDGVTLRYAELNSAANRLARLLVARGAGPETRVALALPRSCDLVVAMLAVLKAGAAYVPVDTTYPAGRIAYLLEDAAPALVVADPDTAALVPGDALVLDGEVGSDQPGEDLTDTDRVAPLRPEHPAYVLYTSGSTGRPKGVVVEHRAVTAYLAWARATYPGLSGVALLHSPVSFDLTVTGLLGTLTAGGTVRLAAIDDPAARAGGRPAFLKVTPSHLPLLDAELSPTTDLVIGGEALTGEQLAAWRAAHPDVAVINEYGPTEATVGCVAARIAPGEPLPGGPVPIGTPTWNTRALLFDAALRPVPPGVVGELYLTGTQLARGYHDRPGLTAERFLPCPYGPPGARMYATGDLARWRADGTLDYLGRRDDQVKVRGMRIELGEVEAALLAHPDVRAAAAAVRADGGEPMLVGYLVGPAHEDSVRAELARELPAHLVPAALVRLDTLPLTPNGKLDRAALPAPAAAEPAQDSYVAPRTEAEALVAEVYAEILQVEKVGAHDDFFALGGNSLRGMRAMARIRAEVDVELPMRALFSSPVVADLAAQIEERIAAELDGLSDTEVAALLAAEEGTN, from the coding sequence ATGACGCAGGAGTGGACCTTCCCGGCCTCCTACGCCCAGGAGCGGGTGTGGATGGCCAACCAGCTCGACGCCGGGTCGCCGGTGTTCAACGTCTCCTTCCCGTGGATGTTCCCGGCCGGCGTGGACGCCGACACGGCCAGCGACGTGGTCAACCGGGTGATCGCCCGGCACGAGACGCTGCGTACCCACCTGCGGGCCGACGACGGCGCGCTGGTTCAGGTCGTGCGCGCCCACGAGCCGGCGCCGCTGCCGGTCACCGACGTCACCCACCTGCCCGCCGGTGAGCAGCGAGGCGAGTTCGAGCGGATCCGCGGCGAGATGGCGCGGATGCCGATCCCGCTGGACGCGGCGCCGCTGTGGCGGGCCCGGCTGATCCGCATGGACGAAGGGCTGGCGCTGGCGTTCGTGGCGCACCACGCCGTCTTCGACAGCCACTCGGCGGTGCTGTTCCACGCCGAGCTTGTCGCGTTCTGCGCGGCCGCGCGCACCGGCGCCGAGCCCGCCGTGCCCGAGCTGCCCATCCAGTACGCCGACTTCGCGGTCTGGCAGCGCCAGCAGCTCACCGGTGCGGAACTGGACCGGCAGCTCGCGTTCTGGACCGGCCACCTGGCCGGCGCGCCGCCGGTCACCGGTCTGCCGCTGGACCGGCCCCGTCCGGTCCAGCTCGGCTTCGCCGGTGACGAGGTGCGCTTCACGCTGCCCGACGGGCTGCTGGACCGCGTCGGCGCGCTGGCCACCGGCGCGCAGGCCACCCCGTACATGGTGCTGCTGGCCGGTTTCGCGGCGCTGCTGTCGCGGATCTCCGGCGACGCCGACGTGGTGGTCGGCGTCTCCACCGCCGGCCGGGACAACCCGGAGCTGACGCCGCTGATCGGCATGTTCGTCAACCCGGTGGCGCTGCGCTGCGACGTCTCCGGCGACCCGACGTTCGCGGCGCTGCTCGGCCGGATCCGCAACGGCCTCATCGACGCCATGGAGCACGGGCAGGCGCCGTTCCAGAAGATCGTCGAGGCGGTCGACCCGCAGCGGAACCCGTCGGTGCAGCCGATCTTCCAGACCGCCCTGAACTGGATCCCGGACTCCGGCCTCGACCCGGTGGAGCTGGGCACCACGAAGGACGACCTGGCCTTCGACATCACCACCGGCGACTGCCGCCTGGTCTACCGGACCGAGCTGTTCGACCGGGGGACCGCCGAGTCGGTGGTACGCCGCTACGTGCGGCTGCTCGCCGCCGCCGTCGCCGAGCCGGAGCGGACCGTGGCCGCGCTGCCGCTGCTCACCGACGACGAGCGTGACCTGGTGCTCGGCGCCTGGAACGACACCGCCCGCGACGTGCCGGTGACCACAGTGGTCGACGAGGTGCAGCGGCAGGCCGCCGCCACCCCGGACGCGGCGGCGCTGGTCAGCGACGGCGTGACGCTGCGCTACGCCGAGCTGAACAGCGCCGCGAACCGGCTGGCCCGGCTGCTGGTGGCGCGCGGGGCCGGCCCGGAGACCCGGGTCGCGCTGGCCCTGCCCCGCTCCTGCGACCTTGTCGTCGCGATGCTCGCGGTGCTGAAGGCCGGCGCCGCGTACGTGCCGGTGGACACCACGTACCCGGCCGGGCGGATCGCGTACCTGCTCGAGGACGCCGCGCCCGCGCTGGTGGTGGCCGACCCGGACACCGCCGCCCTGGTGCCCGGCGACGCGCTGGTGCTCGACGGCGAGGTGGGCTCTGACCAGCCCGGCGAGGACCTCACCGACACCGACCGGGTCGCCCCGCTGCGCCCCGAGCACCCGGCGTACGTGCTCTACACCTCCGGCTCCACCGGCCGCCCGAAGGGCGTGGTGGTCGAGCACCGGGCGGTGACCGCGTACCTGGCCTGGGCCCGGGCCACCTACCCGGGGCTTTCCGGGGTGGCGCTGCTGCACTCGCCGGTCTCGTTCGACCTCACCGTCACCGGCCTGCTCGGCACGCTCACCGCCGGCGGCACGGTGCGGCTGGCCGCGATCGACGACCCGGCCGCCCGCGCCGGCGGCCGGCCGGCCTTCCTCAAGGTCACGCCGAGCCACCTGCCGCTGCTCGACGCCGAGCTGTCACCGACGACCGACCTGGTCATCGGCGGCGAGGCGCTGACCGGGGAGCAGCTCGCCGCGTGGCGGGCCGCGCACCCCGACGTCGCGGTGATCAACGAGTACGGCCCGACCGAGGCCACAGTGGGCTGCGTCGCGGCCCGCATCGCCCCCGGTGAGCCGCTCCCGGGCGGTCCGGTGCCGATCGGCACGCCCACCTGGAACACCCGGGCGCTGCTGTTCGACGCCGCCCTGCGCCCGGTGCCCCCGGGCGTGGTGGGGGAGCTGTACCTCACCGGCACGCAGCTCGCCCGTGGCTACCACGACCGGCCCGGGCTGACCGCCGAGCGGTTCCTGCCCTGCCCGTACGGTCCGCCCGGCGCCCGGATGTACGCCACCGGCGACCTGGCCCGCTGGCGCGCCGACGGCACGCTGGACTACCTGGGCCGCCGCGACGACCAGGTCAAGGTGCGCGGCATGCGCATCGAGCTGGGCGAGGTCGAGGCGGCGCTGCTGGCCCACCCGGACGTGCGCGCCGCCGCCGCAGCGGTACGCGCCGACGGCGGCGAGCCGATGCTCGTCGGCTACCTGGTGGGCCCGGCCCACGAGGACTCGGTCCGCGCCGAACTGGCCCGCGAGCTGCCCGCGCACCTGGTGCCGGCCGCCCTGGTCCGGCTGGACACGCTGCCGCTGACCCCGAACGGCAAGCTGGACCGCGCCGCGTTGCCCGCCCCGGCGGCGGCCGAGCCGGCCCAGGACAGCTACGTCGCGCCCCGCACCGAGGCCGAGGCCCTGGTCGCCGAGGTGTACGCCGAGATCCTCCAGGTGGAGAAGGTCGGCGCGCACGACGACTTCTTCGCCCTCGGCGGCAACTCGCTGCGCGGCATGCGGGCGATGGCCCGCATCCGCGCCGAGGTGGACGTCGAGCTGCCCATGCGGGCGCTGTTCAGCAGCCCCGTGGTGGCGGACCTGGCCGCCCAGATCGAAGAGCGGATCGCCGCCGAGCTCGACGGCCTCTCCGACACCGAGGTCGCCGCGCTGCTCGCGGCGGAAGAGGGAACCAACTGA
- a CDS encoding non-ribosomal peptide synthetase/MFS transporter, with amino-acid sequence MTDLKDPAREAARQALIARRLRARQTAPAARITPRPAGAEVPLSYAQERVWFMDQLAPGEAAYHIAVPLRVRGPLDVDALRAALTGLAERHESQRTRFPADADGRPTVVIADTADVPLTVVDAPDEAAAQALVEEAAAEPFDLADGPLLRALLIRLAAEEHVLFLAQHHIVGDGWSVDVLLRDLITLYRGGEPPALPIQYGDFAVWETRELDGPQARAHVDYWKQRLAGITPLELPLDRPRPATQTYRGDFVEFQLDPAATEALNALTRDSGGTLFMTLLAAYQVLLARHSGQDDFAIGASVAGRSAPELENLVGMFINMLPLRADLDGDPTFTELLERTRRTVLDGFEHAEVPFAKVVHELGLPRDVSRSPVFQAMFVLQNYEMGRFTGVSRTDEVTFTWTPMELRATRFDFELHAVETVDGLWGKLVFNTDLFDRATVERMAQRWTALLDALVAAPDTPVSRLPLLPAAERELLAAWNDTTADFPRAQTLHGPIEERAATAPEAVAVTIDGHSRTYAQLNAQANRVAHRLRAAGVGPETLVGVCAERSVELVAGLLGVLKAGGAYLPLDPEYPADRLAFMVGDADAPVVLVQSHLRDVLPDTGATVLELDDAAVWAGQPETDPVPTAGPEHLAYVIYTSGSTGRPKGVPNTHRGIVNRLDWMQKTYRLGADDAVLQKTPASFDVSVWEFFWPLRAGARLVLARPGGHKDAGYLRDLLVSERITTAHFVPSMLTVFLAEDGVEAATALRRVICSGEELPLASAVDFTARLPWCGLHNLYGPTEAAIDVTAWACEPDRLAEVTSVPIGAPIANLRLHVLDPSGAQCPVGVAGELHIGGVGLARGYHRRPALTAEKFVPDPFSGAPGARLYRTGDLARWVIGPDGAGVIEFLGRIDHQVKLRGLRIELGEIESALREQPGVTEATVIVREDSPGDKRLTAYLVGAAEHTALKAALKDTLPEYMVPAAFVTLDALPLTPNGKLDRKALPAPVVTREASVALVEPRDDTERALAAIWSEVLGVDTLGIDDDFFDLGGHSMLATQVVAKIRKAELGGRAVGVMDLFQQRAIRDLAAFISGDAAQEGPRRLLYELTKPIPAAKRVLTYVCVPYGGGSAIVYQPLADALPAGHALWSLAIPGHDVGLTEDALPFEELTSRVADEILERVEGPIALYGHCGVGSAIVAEVARKVEAAGRDLEAVYIGAMFPFARPKGVFSAARNKLEQLRSNKHYASWLKSMGVDTDELDPEQADRIISNMRADSRASEEYFTRLLDQQATKLRAPIVSVVGSEDPVTDYYRERYTEWQFLSDTLGLVVLDQAGHFFLKYRAEELAEIVSQTHPAVTAGDVSALTPEARGEDAGWAVADTLRVGVTRKVSTAVKPSMGRFLAITVGQLVSSTGSALTAFALPIWLFNRTGSVANLGLLWALALICGVLMLPVAGALVDRVSRRRIMMTASCFAGSVQLVLAALLWTDNLVLWHIYMLVALSSVAGSFQRIAFQSAVPQLVPKRYLGHAMGITQLSTGVATLLMPAFAAGLLATIDLKGILLVDVASYVLAVLTLAVVRFPDMLGWRPRERLLVAIANGMRYSWRHRGFRLMLGYFALGNIFLAPALVLITPLVLSFGSPTQVAQVALAEAVGAVLGGVLMSLWGGPRKRRMIGVLIGNLGTAIGCILIGLDASVAMICVGFCWLAMSMTTAQSIYATIVQVKVPQRFHGRVFSLNQTISWSTLPIGFALLAPGATALFEPMLAPGGSLAGTVGAVIGTGPGRGIGFAYICFGAALVLVTLGGFAIRLLRRFDIEVEDSLPDDLIGAQEREKRLAAKAEEKELASV; translated from the coding sequence ATGACCGACCTGAAGGATCCGGCCCGCGAGGCGGCCCGGCAGGCGCTGATCGCCCGACGGCTACGCGCCCGCCAGACCGCCCCCGCGGCCCGGATCACCCCTCGCCCGGCCGGCGCCGAGGTGCCGCTGTCCTACGCCCAGGAGCGGGTCTGGTTCATGGACCAGCTCGCTCCGGGCGAGGCGGCGTACCACATCGCGGTGCCGTTGCGGGTGCGCGGGCCGCTCGACGTGGACGCGCTGCGCGCCGCCCTGACCGGGCTCGCCGAGCGGCACGAGTCGCAGCGCACCCGCTTCCCGGCCGACGCCGACGGCCGTCCCACTGTCGTGATCGCGGACACCGCGGACGTGCCATTGACGGTGGTGGACGCGCCCGACGAGGCCGCCGCGCAGGCGCTGGTCGAGGAGGCGGCGGCCGAGCCGTTCGACCTCGCCGACGGGCCGCTGCTGCGGGCGCTGCTGATCCGGCTCGCCGCCGAGGAGCACGTGCTGTTCCTCGCCCAGCACCACATCGTCGGCGACGGCTGGTCGGTGGACGTGCTGCTGCGTGACCTGATCACGCTCTACCGGGGCGGCGAGCCGCCCGCCCTGCCGATCCAGTACGGCGACTTCGCCGTCTGGGAGACGCGGGAGCTGGACGGCCCGCAGGCGCGGGCGCACGTCGACTACTGGAAGCAACGGCTGGCCGGCATCACCCCGCTGGAACTGCCGCTGGACCGGCCGCGCCCGGCCACCCAGACCTACCGGGGTGACTTCGTCGAGTTCCAGCTCGACCCGGCCGCCACCGAGGCGCTCAACGCGCTCACCCGCGACAGCGGCGGCACGCTGTTCATGACGTTGCTCGCCGCGTACCAGGTGCTGCTGGCCCGGCACTCCGGCCAGGACGACTTCGCGATCGGCGCCTCGGTGGCCGGCCGGTCCGCGCCGGAGCTGGAGAACCTCGTCGGCATGTTCATCAACATGCTGCCGCTGCGCGCCGACCTGGACGGCGACCCGACGTTCACCGAACTGCTGGAGCGCACCCGCCGCACCGTGCTGGACGGGTTCGAGCACGCCGAGGTGCCGTTCGCCAAGGTCGTGCACGAGCTGGGCCTGCCGCGCGACGTCAGCCGCTCCCCGGTGTTCCAGGCCATGTTCGTGCTGCAGAACTACGAGATGGGCCGGTTCACCGGCGTGTCCCGCACCGACGAGGTCACCTTCACCTGGACGCCGATGGAGTTGCGGGCCACCCGCTTCGACTTCGAGCTGCACGCGGTCGAGACCGTCGACGGGCTCTGGGGCAAGCTGGTCTTCAACACCGACCTGTTCGACCGGGCCACCGTGGAACGGATGGCCCAGCGGTGGACCGCGCTGCTGGACGCGCTCGTCGCCGCGCCGGACACCCCGGTGTCGCGGCTGCCGCTGCTGCCCGCCGCCGAGCGGGAACTGCTGGCCGCGTGGAACGACACGACCGCCGACTTCCCGCGCGCGCAGACGCTGCACGGCCCGATCGAGGAGCGCGCCGCCACCGCCCCGGAGGCGGTGGCGGTCACCATCGACGGGCACAGCCGCACGTACGCGCAGCTCAACGCGCAGGCCAACCGCGTCGCGCACCGGCTGCGCGCGGCCGGCGTCGGCCCGGAGACCCTCGTCGGGGTCTGCGCGGAACGCTCGGTGGAACTCGTCGCCGGGCTGCTCGGCGTGCTCAAGGCCGGCGGCGCGTACCTGCCGCTGGACCCGGAGTACCCGGCCGACCGGCTCGCGTTCATGGTCGGCGACGCGGACGCGCCGGTGGTGCTGGTCCAGTCGCACCTGCGCGACGTCCTGCCGGACACCGGCGCCACGGTGCTCGAACTGGACGACGCCGCGGTCTGGGCCGGCCAGCCCGAGACCGACCCGGTGCCCACCGCCGGGCCGGAGCACCTGGCGTACGTCATCTACACCTCCGGTTCCACCGGCCGCCCGAAGGGCGTGCCCAACACCCACCGGGGCATCGTCAACCGGCTCGACTGGATGCAGAAGACGTACCGGCTCGGCGCCGACGACGCGGTGCTGCAGAAGACGCCTGCCAGCTTCGACGTGTCGGTGTGGGAGTTCTTCTGGCCGCTGCGCGCCGGCGCCCGCCTGGTGCTGGCCAGGCCCGGCGGCCACAAGGACGCCGGCTACCTGCGTGACCTGCTGGTGTCCGAGCGGATCACCACCGCCCACTTCGTACCCTCGATGCTCACCGTCTTCCTCGCCGAGGACGGCGTCGAGGCGGCCACCGCCCTGCGCCGGGTGATCTGCTCCGGCGAGGAGCTGCCGTTGGCCTCGGCGGTCGACTTCACCGCCCGGCTGCCCTGGTGCGGCCTGCACAACCTGTACGGCCCGACCGAGGCGGCCATCGACGTGACCGCCTGGGCGTGCGAGCCGGACCGGCTCGCGGAGGTGACGAGCGTGCCGATCGGCGCGCCGATCGCCAACCTGCGGCTGCACGTGCTCGACCCGTCCGGCGCGCAGTGCCCGGTCGGCGTGGCCGGCGAGCTGCACATCGGCGGTGTCGGGCTGGCCCGCGGCTACCACCGCCGGCCGGCGCTGACGGCGGAGAAGTTCGTCCCCGACCCGTTCTCCGGCGCGCCGGGCGCCCGCCTCTACCGCACCGGCGACCTGGCCCGCTGGGTGATCGGCCCGGACGGCGCCGGGGTGATCGAGTTCCTGGGCCGCATCGACCACCAGGTCAAGCTGCGCGGCCTGCGCATCGAGCTGGGCGAGATCGAGAGCGCGCTGCGCGAGCAGCCGGGCGTCACCGAGGCCACGGTGATCGTCCGCGAGGACAGCCCCGGCGACAAGCGGCTCACCGCGTACCTGGTGGGGGCGGCGGAGCACACCGCGTTGAAGGCGGCGCTGAAGGACACGCTGCCCGAGTACATGGTGCCGGCCGCGTTCGTCACGCTCGACGCGCTGCCGCTGACCCCCAACGGCAAGCTGGACCGCAAGGCGCTACCGGCGCCGGTGGTCACCCGCGAGGCGTCGGTGGCGCTTGTCGAGCCGCGCGACGACACCGAGCGGGCGCTCGCCGCGATCTGGTCCGAGGTGCTCGGCGTGGACACGCTCGGCATCGACGACGACTTCTTCGACCTGGGCGGGCACTCGATGCTCGCCACCCAGGTGGTCGCGAAGATCCGCAAGGCGGAGCTGGGCGGCCGGGCGGTCGGCGTGATGGACCTGTTCCAGCAGCGCGCCATCCGCGACCTGGCCGCGTTCATCTCCGGCGACGCCGCCCAGGAGGGGCCGCGCCGGCTGCTCTACGAGCTGACCAAGCCGATCCCGGCGGCGAAGCGGGTGCTGACGTACGTCTGTGTGCCGTACGGCGGCGGCAGCGCCATCGTCTACCAGCCGCTGGCCGACGCGCTGCCGGCCGGGCACGCGCTGTGGTCGCTGGCCATCCCCGGCCACGACGTCGGCCTCACCGAGGACGCGCTGCCGTTCGAGGAGCTGACCAGCCGGGTCGCCGACGAGATCCTGGAACGGGTCGAGGGGCCGATCGCCCTGTACGGCCACTGCGGCGTGGGCAGCGCGATCGTCGCCGAGGTGGCCCGCAAGGTCGAGGCGGCCGGCCGGGACCTGGAGGCCGTCTACATCGGCGCGATGTTCCCGTTCGCCCGCCCCAAGGGCGTCTTCTCGGCCGCCCGCAACAAGCTGGAGCAGCTGCGCAGCAACAAGCACTACGCGAGCTGGCTCAAGTCGATGGGCGTGGACACCGACGAGCTGGACCCGGAGCAGGCCGACCGGATCATCAGCAACATGCGGGCCGACTCCCGCGCCTCGGAGGAGTACTTCACCCGGCTGCTGGACCAGCAGGCGACGAAGCTGCGCGCGCCGATCGTCTCGGTGGTCGGCTCGGAGGACCCGGTCACCGACTACTACCGCGAGCGGTACACCGAGTGGCAGTTCCTCAGCGACACGCTCGGGCTGGTCGTGCTCGACCAGGCCGGCCACTTCTTCCTCAAGTACCGCGCCGAGGAACTGGCCGAGATCGTCAGCCAGACACATCCCGCCGTGACGGCCGGCGACGTCAGCGCGCTGACGCCGGAGGCCCGGGGTGAGGACGCCGGCTGGGCGGTGGCGGACACGCTGCGCGTGGGCGTGACCCGCAAGGTCAGCACCGCGGTCAAGCCGAGCATGGGCCGCTTCCTGGCCATCACGGTCGGGCAGCTCGTCTCCAGCACCGGATCGGCGCTCACCGCGTTCGCGCTGCCGATCTGGCTGTTCAACCGCACCGGCTCGGTGGCGAACCTCGGCCTGCTCTGGGCGCTCGCGCTGATCTGCGGCGTGCTCATGCTGCCGGTGGCCGGCGCGCTGGTCGACCGGGTCAGCCGGCGGCGGATCATGATGACGGCCAGCTGCTTCGCCGGATCCGTCCAGCTGGTGCTGGCCGCCCTGCTGTGGACCGACAACCTGGTGCTCTGGCACATCTACATGCTGGTGGCGCTGAGTTCGGTGGCCGGGTCGTTCCAGCGGATCGCGTTCCAGTCGGCGGTGCCGCAACTGGTGCCCAAGCGCTACCTCGGGCACGCCATGGGCATCACCCAGCTGTCCACCGGTGTGGCCACGCTGCTCATGCCGGCGTTCGCGGCCGGCCTGCTCGCCACCATCGACCTCAAGGGCATCCTGCTCGTCGACGTGGCCAGCTACGTGCTCGCGGTGCTCACCCTCGCCGTGGTCCGCTTCCCGGACATGCTCGGCTGGCGGCCCCGGGAACGGCTGCTCGTGGCCATCGCCAACGGGATGCGCTACTCCTGGCGGCACCGCGGGTTCCGGCTGATGCTCGGCTACTTCGCGCTGGGCAACATCTTCCTGGCGCCGGCGCTGGTGCTCATCACCCCGCTCGTGCTGTCGTTCGGCAGCCCCACCCAGGTCGCCCAGGTCGCGCTGGCCGAGGCGGTCGGCGCGGTGCTCGGTGGCGTGCTGATGTCGCTGTGGGGCGGTCCGCGCAAGCGCCGGATGATCGGCGTGCTGATCGGCAACCTGGGCACCGCCATCGGCTGCATCCTGATCGGCCTGGACGCGTCGGTGGCGATGATCTGCGTCGGCTTCTGCTGGCTGGCCATGTCGATGACCACCGCGCAGTCGATCTACGCGACGATCGTGCAGGTGAAGGTGCCGCAGCGCTTCCACGGCCGGGTGTTCAGCCTCAACCAGACCATCTCCTGGTCCACTCTGCCGATCGGGTTCGCGCTGCTCGCGCCGGGCGCAACCGCGTTGTTCGAGCCGATGCTCGCACCGGGCGGGTCGCTCGCGGGCACGGTGGGCGCGGTGATCGGCACCGGACCGGGCCGGGGTATCGGCTTCGCGTACATCTGTTTCGGCGCGGCGCTGGTCCTGGTCACGCTCGGCGGGTTCGCGATCCGCCTGCTGCGCCGCTTCGACATCGAGGTGGAGGACTCCCTGCCGGACGACCTGATCGGCGCCCAGGAGCGCGAGAAGCGCCTGGCCGCCAAGGCCGAGGAGAAGGAACTCGCCTCGGTCTGA